The Passer domesticus isolate bPasDom1 chromosome 22, bPasDom1.hap1, whole genome shotgun sequence genomic sequence aaaataaaatcattaaatataataattaaataatggaatggaatagaataaaataaattaatagagaatagaatgaaataaaatagaatgaaataaattaaagtagaatagaatagaacgaaataaaatagaataaaataaagtagaatagaatagaatgaataaaatagaaaaaaataaaagaaattaaaatggaatagaatagaatgcaatagaatagaataaaataaattagaattaaaaaaatagaaaaaataaaagaaatttaaatagaatagaatgcaatgaaatagaataaaataaattaaaataaaaatatagaaaaaataaaagaaatcaaaatggaatagaatagaatgcaatGAAATAGAATACAATAAATTCATATAGAATAGAACAGAACAGTTGGGAATAGGCACTGCAGTGAATCCCttgtgctcctgccctgcagggtcTCGGCGGGCTCCGTTCCCCCCGGGGGGCTCCATCATGTCCTGCTTCCCGCACCTCTGGCACTCCAGCACCGCGCAGTCCCCGTccagccccgcgcccgccgcgccgccgctgccgctgaGCCCCATCGCGGTGCCACCCGCGCCGGACGGGCGCAGGAAGGGCCGCTCGCCCGCGGGCTCCCCGAGCTGCGCCAGCCCCGGCTCGCCCAAGCCCGCCTCGCCCGTCGAGTGCTCCATCTGCTTCAACACCTACGACAACACCTTCAAGACGCCcaagctgctgcagtgctcGCACGTGTTCTGCCTGGAGTGCGTGGCGCGGCTGAGCGCGGCGCTGGGCGCCGGCGAGGAGCTGCTGCCGTGCCCCTTCTGCCGCCAGCCCAccagcctgcccagccagggcGCGCCCGGCCTGCGCaccagcaaggagctgctggccacgctgCCGCCCGAGCTGCAGCGCGAGCGCCAGCTCTGGATGGACGGCACCAAGCTCTGCTGCCGCTGCGCCGACGACGCCGACGCCGAGAACCCCGAGTCGTGCGTGTCCATCGACGTGGCCATGAGCAAGGCCGAGAGCGCCgaggcggccccggcggggctgGCGGGGCGGCTGTCGCGCTGCGAGATCTGCGACGACTGGAAGCGCATCGTGCTGCTCTCGGCGCTGCTCATCATCCTCTTCTGCATCATCCTGTGGCCCGTGCAGTGCGCGCTCAAGACGGGCAACCTGCGCTGCTTCACGCGGACTGCGGCCGTCAGCCGGCCCGAGCTGCTGCCCCCCAAAGCcaccgcggccgccgccgcggtCACACGGCCGCCCTTCCAGTAGGGACAGGGCCccggggctgctcagggatggggacaaCGATGGGACCTTCCATCCTGACAGGATCTGTCACACGGCCGCCCTTCCAGTAGGGACGGGGCCccggggctgctcagggatggggacaaCGATGGGACCTTCCATCCTGACAGGATCTGTCACACGGCTGCCCTTCCAGTAGGGACGGGGCTccggggctgctcagggatggggacaaCGATGGGACCTGCTGTCCCAACAGGATTTGGGACAAAATCCCCGTTCCAGTAGTGCCAGAGACCCTGGATCTGCTCAGGGATGGGACCTTCTGTCCTGACAGAATCTGGGACAAAATCCCCATTCCAGTAGTGCCAGAGCCTCTGGATCTgctcagggatggggacaagggacaggaccTGCTGTCCCAACAGGATCTGTCACACGGCCGCCCTTCCAGTAGGGACAGAGCCACTGGATCTGCTCAGGGATGAGGAACAGGGACAGAACCTGTTGTCCTCACAGAATCTGGGACAAAATCCCCATTCCAGTAGAGCCAGAGCCCATGAATCTGCTCAGCTccatggggacaagggacaggaccTGCTGCCCTGACAGGATCTGGGACAAAAcccttctccagcagcaccaggagcctCTGGATCTGCTCAGGGATGAGGAACAGGACAAAGCCCTCTCCTGGATCTGCTCAGGGATGAGGAACAGGACAAAGCCCTCCTGGATCTGCTCAGGGATGAGGAACAGGACAAAGCCCTCTCCAGGATCTGCTCGGTTCCATGGGGACGAGGGACAGGAGAAAAGCCTTTCCTGGATCTCGGCTCCATCCCCACTGCCGAGCAGGACCTGCTGCATTCCTGGGATTGCCGCAGATCCCACATCCCGCTGGCTCTGGAATGTCCTTCCCGTGCCTCTGGAATGTCCTTGTGCCTCTGGAATGTCCTTCCCGTGCCTCTGGAATGTCCCCGTgcatcctgctgccaggctctcCATGGAatccagggctgggaatgcaCCGAGGTCTTCCCAGGATCCCCTTCCCAGGATCCCCTTCCCAGGATCCCCTTCCCAGGATCCCCTTCCCAGGATCCCCGTTCCTCCAGTTCCTGAGGGaataaagggatttttttttttctggagcagctccatgatTATTCCatgaggagctgggatggggagggctGGATGAACAGATGGGAAACACCCGAATTCCAGAGGTTGGGACAGTCAAACACCCAAATTCCAGAGGTTGGGACAGTCAAACACCCAAATTCCAGAGGCTGGGAAGATGAAACCCAAATTCCAGAGGTTGGGACAGTCAAACACCCAAATTCCAGAGGCTGGGAAGGTGAAACCCAAATTCCAGAGGCTGGGAAGGTGAAACACCCAAATTCCAGAGGTTGGGAAGGTGAAACCCAAATTCCAGAGGCTGGGACAGTCAAACACCCAAATTCAGAGGCTGGGAGGGTGAAACACCAGAATTCCAGAGGCTGGGAGGGTGAAACACCAGAATTCCAGAGGTTGGGAGGTGAAACCCAAATTCCAGAGGCTGGGAAGGTGCCCTGGTGCAGAGGGGATAAAAGAGACAAAGAGGGAAAAGTGGAGACTCCCAGGATCTGACACCACAGAAGAGGGGAAGGAAAGACACAAAAATCCTGCAAaaccctgggatttgggatggaattGATGGAAAAACTGAATTTAGGAGACGCAGGAgcttccccctcctctgcccagcaacCAGCACCAAGAAAAGCAGGATTCTCCTTTATcctagggagaaaaaaaagaagcagcaggCCCCTTAAAAACCTCTTGAATCGTTTCCAAACTTTATTTCTGGGTGATTTGACGAAAGACACGAGTTAGTAATGGTTACATCATGCTGCTCCTCTACTGCGCATCGCCCgccacagcccagccagcagctcccagaggcAGGAATTCACCCTCTCCACGGACACCTCAGGggttgaaattaaaaaaaaaaaagcaaaaaaaaaaaatccagaaaaaacacccaacctcaatgtctttttttttgttgtttttttgatttttttttttgcacgtTCTGTGGTAGAAATGTTGTTAAAAATAAAGCCCAGGTGAATGCGCTGCTGGAAATTCCAAATGCTCCCCCACGAGGACACAAATCCTGGTTTAAGGCATTTCCAAGCCCCAGCCAAAGCAGAATGAgtttttaagatttatttttgttcaattcttgggggtttttttgttgttttttcattCCTGAAAATCAGCAGCTTCCCCATCCCTCTGGAGCTGGAacagcagcccagctgggaaTGCCATTCCCAAAATATGGACTGGGGGATTCCCAGacccctccctcccaccccaccccagcaCTTCCCACCAGGAATCTCAACACTGacccaaaaaatgggaattttggcaCCCCCGGAagccccaggcacagcagagccctcatcccacacagggcacagcccccGTGGAATGTTTAACCCTGCATTTTCCACAGGAATGTCACAGGTtgggaatatttatttttttttaaatcaaataaaTGAAATCAAAGCAGATCCAAGTGGTTTTTCCATTGGTTTTCCCTCTTGGTTCCACCTTTGTTCAGAGCTCACCCTGAGAGAAGAAATTTGACCTTTCCTGGCTCAAAAGTTGGTGCCAAAACCCCCATTTCAAAGGGTGCCCTGCAAGGTGGGGTAgaaatttaggggaaaaaagccaaattttGGCACCTTGGGCAGGAACTCCCACCCAGAACCCGGTGGGATCCCACAGGTGAATTCCCTAAAGTCgtttttccacagagaaattcAGGCTGAGGGTGGGAAAGGGACACAGAGGCcacaaagcagcaggaaatccTTCCATGGAGAAGGAATCCCAAAGGAAGATGGGATTTCTTCCTTCTGTTCTTCACATCCAGGAGACCCCGAGCTGCAGCCAAACCCCAGAAACATCAGAACTGGCCCcaaaattttcctttcctggaaGAAAATGCTTCAAATTGCCCCAAATACTCCCCCAGCCtcgctcctgctcctgctggagctgttcctgctgggctggaagCACCCAGAGGATGTGGAAGACCCAAAAACTCCAAGTCCAAGgtgaaaaatcccaaattctctTGGTGGGAGAGGCTccagtggcagctctgccttgccAGGCTGGGAGAAAGAGGCTGGAGAACGCTGTGGGGTGTGGAAGGACACATCCAGGAGATCTctgaggagggaaaagggaatcTCCTGGTCCTTTTGGAAGAGGGAGAGAATTCCCAGCTCTTGGAGAGGAGCTCCAAGTGATCCCCAGCATGAGGGAGGCCAAGGCTCGCTGGCTGGGGAGGGTCAGGACACGTCTGGATGAACACGAAATGTGGGAATGAGGTttcacagctgctcctgcacgtgtccaagaggaagaggaggaggagaaccgctggaaaaatccacatttttgcCTCCCCAGCACCTCTGAGTCCAGCAAAGAGTCCCGAGGCGGGCGCGGAGCGAAGCGCGGGCCCGGCGCTCTCCCTTCCAGTGCGTGGCATCCCTGATTCGAGCAGAGCTCGGAGGAGAAAAGCACTTGAGATCCTTACACACATAAATTACAGTGAGAGGAACAGGGGGCAGCAGGATTCAGGTGAACACGGGGCCAGGAGAAGGTTTGGAAGagccagagcccggagcagggCGGGAATTCCCACCCCGTGAATCCGCCAAGGCCTCGCCAGCACCAGCAGCGCTTCCCCCACAGGAAAACAGGGTTGTTTTTGGgaacaaaccccccaaaaaacaggaaaacaaagggggaaacaaccccaaaaacaaagAAGCTTCAAGTATGAAGAAGATCGACGCTGCAGTGGGAGAGTTCTGGTTCTTCTCGGGGCCTGGTCgagctttgttctgctgctcgGGCCGAGCCTCGCCGCCCCGAGAGCCCGAAAGCAAAAAGGGTttcctgccctccctgtcccccccaaaaatataaaaagcaataagtttacaaaaatagaaaataattacagcaataggcaggagggagggaggagggggcagggagggaggtcCCGGGGCTCTATTTGGCCGAGCAGTGCAATATCCGCGGCTGGTTCAGGGCGTCCTCCAGCAGGTGCAGCTCCCGCCGGTCCACGAGCACGTCCCGCATGCAGCCCACGAAACCCGTGCTGAAGGCCTTGGGCAGGCGCTGGGGCACGCTCAGCTTGTCCAGACCCCCTGGAAAGGGAATGGGgtcagctgggacagggacagagcagggacagcacaggggacagagcaggggacagcacaggggacagagcagctgggacagcccaggggacagcccaggggacaggggcacGTCCCGCATGCAGCCCTGAAACCCGTGCTGAAGGCCTTGGGCAGGCGCTGGGGCACGCTCAGCTTGTCCAACCCTCCTGGAAAAGGAATGGGgtcagctgggacagggacagcccaggggacagagcaggggacaggggcagagcaggggacagcccagggcacaggggcacgTCCCGCATGCAGCCCTGAAACCCGTGCTGAAGGCCTTGGGCAGGCGCTGGGGCACGCTCAGCTTGTCCAGACCCCCTGGAAATGGAGCAGGGgtcagctgggacagggacagcacagggacagcacaggggacagagcaggggacagagcagctgggacagcccaggggacagcccaggggacaggggcacGTCCCGCATGCAGCCCATTAAACCCGTGCTGAAGGCCTTGGGCAGGCGCTGGGGCACGCTCAGCTTGTCCAGACCCCCTGGAAAGGGAATGGGGTCAGCTGGGacgggggcaga encodes the following:
- the RNF223 gene encoding RING finger protein 223, producing the protein MESSALLPAPGTRGSRRAPFPPGGSIMSCFPHLWHSSTAQSPSSPAPAAPPLPLSPIAVPPAPDGRRKGRSPAGSPSCASPGSPKPASPVECSICFNTYDNTFKTPKLLQCSHVFCLECVARLSAALGAGEELLPCPFCRQPTSLPSQGAPGLRTSKELLATLPPELQRERQLWMDGTKLCCRCADDADAENPESCVSIDVAMSKAESAEAAPAGLAGRLSRCEICDDWKRIVLLSALLIILFCIILWPVQCALKTGNLRCFTRTAAVSRPELLPPKATAAAAAVTRPPFQ